Proteins encoded within one genomic window of Candidatus Binatia bacterium:
- the atuB gene encoding citronellol catabolism dehydrogenase has protein sequence MERQARRVFVPDLLEGQVALVTGGGTGLGRVIAEKLAEAGADLLLAARRVEVLEAAAKEIRTSTGRRVEVAYVNIRDRSAVENLLEKARELFPAIHMLVNNAGGQYPQRARDFTPKGWNAVVETNLTGTWNMTQVFGRWMLEGEGGSITNVIAVVGRGFPGIAHSAAARAGVLELSRTLAYEWGPKVRVNCVAPGPIETEAFRETYDPRITRLFEGMPIPRFGTREEVANAVVFLASPAASYITGEVLYVAGGQQIYGRNQALFDDQFEPKKFSAKDPGADSE, from the coding sequence GTGGAAAGGCAAGCGCGACGCGTTTTCGTTCCCGACCTGCTCGAGGGGCAGGTCGCCCTGGTGACGGGAGGCGGGACCGGTCTCGGGCGGGTGATCGCGGAGAAGCTGGCGGAAGCGGGGGCGGACCTCCTCCTCGCGGCCCGGCGGGTGGAAGTGCTCGAGGCGGCCGCGAAAGAGATCCGGACGTCCACCGGGCGCCGCGTCGAGGTGGCCTACGTCAACATCCGCGACCGGTCGGCCGTCGAAAACCTCCTGGAGAAGGCGCGCGAGCTTTTCCCCGCGATCCACATGCTCGTCAACAACGCGGGAGGTCAGTACCCGCAGCGCGCGCGCGACTTCACGCCCAAGGGCTGGAATGCCGTCGTCGAGACGAACCTCACGGGCACCTGGAACATGACGCAGGTCTTCGGCCGCTGGATGCTCGAGGGGGAGGGCGGGAGCATCACGAACGTGATTGCCGTCGTCGGGCGGGGGTTTCCCGGCATCGCCCACAGTGCGGCGGCACGTGCGGGGGTGCTCGAGCTTTCGCGGACGCTCGCCTACGAGTGGGGACCGAAGGTGCGGGTCAACTGCGTGGCACCGGGGCCCATCGAAACCGAAGCGTTCCGGGAAACGTACGACCCCCGGATCACGCGCCTTTTCGAGGGCATGCCGATCCCGCGCTTCGGGACGCGCGAGGAGGTGGCCAACGCCGTCGTCTTTCTCGCTTCGCCGGCTGCGAGCTACATCACCGGCGAAGTCCTCTACGTGGCCGGGGGCCAGCAGATCTACGGGCGGAACCAGGCCCTTTTCGACGACCAGTTCGAACCGAAG